The stretch of DNA GACCTGAGCAACGGCATCGCGTTTAAATTCTTCGGTGTATCGTATTGCGGACATAATCTTAAACTCCTTGCTTCATTTTTAAACTGCAAGGTGTCTACAAATCTAGGGGCTATTCAGTTCGCAGCGCCCAAGAAAGTATATCCGTTGGCAGGTTTCTTTAAGACGTATTTGGTGGCCTTACCGCCAACTGCGCCCGGCTTATTAATGACTTTGATTGTCCAACCCGTGCTTTTGGCGATTTCACCGGCAAGAGTACGGATAACCGTATCCGTGCCACCGCCAGCAGAGAACATGACAACCGTGGTAATTGGCCTTTCAGGCCAAGCTGCCTCTACCTGACTTGCTGATGCGCCAACAACAGCAACACCGGCAGCAAGGACGAGTAATTTTTTCGCTATTTTCATAACCCCGAATTCCTCCCGTAGGTTAACTTTTCAAATGAATGATTTAATACCATTCACGACGAAATCGATTTTCGCTCACAAAGCTGTGAAGACAAGAAAATAACGGGATATTTCAATAATTTGCGAAATTTTTTACCTTCACTTGCGCTTTTTCTTCTTCGTAATTTTGTCGAAGTCCCGATACAAAAGAGAAAAGTCCATTTCCGACATCCCGATGCCCATTGCACTCTTTAGAAAGTTGGAAGTCCCCTGCCCCATGCTGACATCTACTTTCAATTTTTTGCCCAATTCGACCGCCATCCCCAAGTCCTTGTTTAGGTTATATACCCGGGACCGCGCATCCCATTTCCCAGAAAGAATATGTTTTGGAAAACGAAACTGGCTGATGTAGCTGCGCGCATTGGCGGTATTGAAAACGTCAATCATGTCGGAGAGTTCAATACCGGATTTCTCCGCCATTCTTCCCGCCTGACACAACGTGAGGAAGTTCGCGTGACAGACCATATTGTGGACCAGCTTTAGGGTATGCCCGGCACCGCTGGGGCCGACATAAAATAATTTGTCGCCGATGGCTTCGCAAAATTTCTTAGACCGATTGAATGTCTTCTTCTCACCGCCAACCATCAGCGTAAGGATCCCTTTATCGGCCCCGGTCGCACCCCCACTCATCCCGGCATCCAGATACCCAACGCCTTTTTTCACCGCGCGCCTTGCAAGCTTTTTGGTGTAGGTCGGATCAGATGTGGTGACATCGAATAAAATTAAATTCTTCTTCGCATTGGCGAGAATTCCAGTCTTGCCTTTCATCATCGCATCAATCTCAGGCGAAGCCGGCACCACCAAATAAATTATCGAACACTGCGCCGCCATATCGCCGGGTTCGGCCACCGATACAGATTCCATTTTTTTAAATCGTGTTAGGGCCTTCGGATCAACATCCCAAACGACAGTTGGAAACCCAGCCTTAGCCAAGTTCGTCGCAATGCCCCGCCCCATGTTGCCGAGCCCGATAACGCCTGCTTTTGCCTTCGCCATGATTCACACTCCCTGTTTAATCGTCTTCTTTAGGACGGACACAGTTTGCCGCCAACTCCATCGCCGCGCAAACAGCTGCAGCGTCTTCATCAAAATGACCCTGGGCAACAGCGGCATAATAAGGTGCCAGTGCTGCTTGATAAATCGGAATGGGGACACAAAGGTTCGCCGCGTGATCCGAAATAAACCGTGAATCTTTCACCGGCGTCATAAAGCTCATACCTTCGTGATCATAGTTATTTCGTACCATCATTTCGCCGCGCACCTCGAACATCGACGATGATGATCCGCTGCCACTGATGGCCTCATGAATAACCTTGGGATCTAGACCAGATTTCATGCCAAGAACCATGACCTCTGCTGCGACACTGTTGTGCACCAAGTTCAAAATGTTACCACAGAACTTCATTTTCATGCCGCTGCCGAAGTCACCGATGTAGAATTTCCGATGGGCGAACCCACCGACAACATCTTCGACCGAACGATAGGCCGCTTCATCGCCGCTTCCAAAGGCCGTGAGTTGTTTTTTGACCGCTAGAATTCTGTTGCCGCTAACAGGGCAATCCAAC from Rhodospirillaceae bacterium encodes:
- a CDS encoding NAD(P)-dependent oxidoreductase — translated: MAKAKAGVIGLGNMGRGIATNLAKAGFPTVVWDVDPKALTRFKKMESVSVAEPGDMAAQCSIIYLVVPASPEIDAMMKGKTGILANAKKNLILFDVTTSDPTYTKKLARRAVKKGVGYLDAGMSGGATGADKGILTLMVGGEKKTFNRSKKFCEAIGDKLFYVGPSGAGHTLKLVHNMVCHANFLTLCQAGRMAEKSGIELSDMIDVFNTANARSYISQFRFPKHILSGKWDARSRVYNLNKDLGMAVELGKKLKVDVSMGQGTSNFLKSAMGIGMSEMDFSLLYRDFDKITKKKKRK
- a CDS encoding NAD(P)-dependent oxidoreductase; translation: MTKTVGFIGLGVLGSAMAPNIIKSGFEVTGFDVRAEAMADMEAVGMKPGASPKDVAEKVDVVVTCLPSLEVLHNVFGGEDGIDKAYKPGQIVIETSTFPVAEKEKARDTLAAVGKVTLDCPVSGNRILAVKKQLTAFGSGDEAAYRSVEDVVGGFAHRKFYIGDFGSGMKMKFCGNILNLVHNSVAAEVMVLGMKSGLDPKVIHEAISGSGSSSSMFEVRGEMMVRNNYDHEGMSFMTPVKDSRFISDHAANLCVPIPIYQAALAPYYAAVAQGHFDEDAAAVCAAMELAANCVRPKEDD